The Vicinamibacterales bacterium genome has a window encoding:
- a CDS encoding RNA polymerase sigma factor, protein MTGQRGATMATSKLTGHGSAPGDPRGAELRLVERCRNGELGAFEELYRQHSGRLFSLAMRMLGNQSDAEDQLQEIFLSAHRKLQSFRGESALGTWLYRLAMNQLLDYVRSRAARTGQLTDGLDDATLLADAGGHRLADRAIDRIDLERALAELPDGCRAAFLLHDVEGLEHKEVSEVLGIAEGTSKSQVHKARLRLRGLLRK, encoded by the coding sequence GTGACCGGGCAACGCGGCGCGACCATGGCGACGTCTAAGTTGACAGGGCACGGCTCGGCTCCCGGGGATCCCCGCGGCGCGGAACTCCGGCTGGTGGAGCGGTGCCGGAACGGCGAGCTGGGCGCGTTCGAGGAGCTGTATCGCCAGCACTCGGGCCGGCTGTTCAGCCTGGCGATGCGCATGCTCGGCAACCAGTCGGATGCCGAGGATCAGCTCCAGGAGATTTTCCTCTCCGCGCACCGGAAGCTCCAGAGCTTCCGCGGGGAGTCGGCGCTCGGCACGTGGCTGTACCGGCTGGCGATGAACCAGCTGCTCGACTACGTCCGGAGCCGGGCGGCGCGCACCGGCCAGCTCACCGACGGGCTGGACGACGCGACGCTGCTGGCGGATGCCGGGGGGCACCGCCTTGCGGATCGCGCGATCGATCGCATCGATCTCGAGCGCGCGCTGGCGGAGCTGCCGGACGGCTGCCGCGCCGCGTTCCTGCTGCACGACGTGGAAGGCCTCGAGCACAAGGAGGTCTCCGAAGTGCTGGGAATCGCGGAGGGGACGTCGAAGTCGCAGGTGCACAAGGCGCGCCTGCGCCTCA